The sequence below is a genomic window from Clostridium putrefaciens.
AGTATCTAATGATATTATGATATAATAAAAAAATAAAAATAATATAAATAATATAAAACTTGGAAGGAAAAACTTATGAGTAAATCAATAGCTAAAAATGCGTTATACAAAGTGTTGCTTAATATATTCAATATAATAATGCCAATTATTATAGCTACCTATACCTATAGAGTAATGACTAAGGAATTAATAGGTAGATATACTGCAGCCTATACTATATTTAACTATTTCTTTATATTTGCAGGATTTGGTATATATAATTATGCAATTAGAGAGCTTAGTAAGGTAAGAGACAACAAAAAGAAGATGTCTCAACTTTTCACAAGTTTTTTTGTAATAGGGCTAATCTCAAATATAGTAACTATTATAGCTTATGTAGCATTTAATTATACTTTATTTAAGGGGACACCAGTATTTGCAGTACATCTTATATTAGCACTTAACATGATTTCTAATATATTTTATATTGAGTGGGCAAATGAGGCTTTAGAGAACTATGGATTCATAACCTTAAAGACTATAATAGTAAGGCTTGTCTATGCAGCACTTTTATTTCTTACAGTAAAGTCATCGAAAGACTTTTTAATTTATGTATTTTTAACGACTTTTTCAACATTTTTAAACAATATAATAAGTTATATTTACATAAAAAAAGGTATTGGATTCGATTTTAGTAATATAAAGATAAAAAGACATATCAAGTTTTTACTTTTAGTTATAGTAATGTCTAATGGAAATGTTTTGTACACACAGTTAGATAAGGTAATGTTAGCTCACTATGTAGGTGAAATTTCTGTAGCCTATTATGGAGTGGCAAATAATGTAATGAATATAATAAATGCATTGGTACTTTCCGTAGTATTTGTTACAATACCAAGACTTTCAAATATTATAGCGAGTAAAGATCATGAAAGATACATAAATCTTTTAAATAAAATAACCCAAACCTTATTTGCATTTTTATTCCCTGTAGCAATAGGTATGTTTGTACTTGCAGAGGAGATATTTGTATTATTTGGCGGAGGTGAATATGCAGGAGGTGGACCTGTACTTAAGGTGTTTTGCTTGTACATGATATCTTTAGGTATGGAAGCCATATTAACCAATCAAGTTATGTATGTAAATAGAAGAGAAAAACAATTAGTACCCATGATATTTATGGCGGGATTTATAAATATTATATTAAACTATTTACTCTTAAAGTTTAATGTATTTAACGAAGTAACAGCAATAGCAACAACTACAGTAAGTAGTTATATGCTAATATTTATTGAGTACATCTACACAAGGAAGGTTTTAAATATAAAGTTTAATATGTTTAATTTTAAAAACTTTAGATATCTTTTATACGCATTAACATTTTTACCTATATCCTTTATATTTAAATCATTAATATCAAACATGTACATATACATTGTAGCCATAGTATTAACCTCAGGAATTGTCTATACATTATTCCTATTCATTACAAAGGATGAAATTTGGAATACCGCAGTTAATAGATTTATGCCCAAAATTAAAACTAAACTAAGAAGATAAAGATAATGAATATAGAAGAATTAAAAGTAAACTAAGAAGATAAAGATAATGAAGATAGAAGAATTAAAACTAAACTAAGAAGATGAAAAGCATGAAGATAGAAGACATAAGACATAAAAAAAAGAAAAAGATAGGAGCTACCTAAAAGGTAGCTCCTATCTTTTTCAAAATATTTAATTTATAGCTTGTATTATGTCGACAAATATATTAACATTAATATAGTGTTCAATAAATGAACTGATAAAGGTGGGTAATTAAATGGATGAAGAATATTTAAGACTACTTTCTATAATAAATAATGATAAAAATTTAAGTCAAAGAGGCCTTTCAAGTAAGGCGGATATTTCTATAGGTAAGATCAATAATATGATCAAAAATCTTATGGAAGAAGAATATGTATATGTTGAAAAGTCAGGAAAAAGGCTATCTTATATGTTAAGTGATGATGGTATAAGCTTACTTGAAGCAAGTTTTAAAGATAATCATTTAAAGAAAATAATATTACATGAAGGGGGAAAAAAGGTGATTAAACAAGCAGTTATTTTAGCAGCAGGGGAAAGAGAAGAATTTAATGTGCCAGTTGGAATGTTACCATTACCAGATGAAACTATAATTGAAAGGGTTCTCGATATACTAGAGATGAATGGAATTAAGGATGTAATTATGGTTACGGGATATAAATCTGAACATTACGAAGAAATAGCCAAAAGTAGGGGAATTAAAATTGTACAGAATCCTAAATATAAATGGACAGGCACCATGCCATCTTTAGCTTGCGCAAAGGACTTTATAAAGGATGATTTTCTTTTAATTGAAAGCGATTTAATATTTGAAGACAGAGTAATAGAAGCTGTAATAAAGGCAAAAAAGAGGGATTTAGTAGTAATAACAAATGAAAGTGGATCAGGAGATGAAGCTTTTGTAGAAATAAGAAAGGGCCACTTATTTAAGATGTCTAAAGATAAGCATCAGTTAAATAAAATAGATGGAGAAATGATAGGTGTGAGCAAGATTTCCTTAGATGTATTTAATAAGATGTTAGAAGAGTTTAAGTACAATACAAATCCTTATTTAAATTATGAATACTCACTTCTAGATGTTTCTAGAAATTACGATATAGGTTATCTAAAATTGGATGACATTATATGGGGAGAAGTTGATAATAGGGAGCATTATGAAAAGGTAACAAAGAGAATATATCCTAGAATTAAAAGAAGAGAGAATCAAGCTAAAGAAGCTAATATAAAGGCTAGCATAGTGGAAGCTTTAGATATAGACGAAGATGAAATTAGTAACATAATACCTTCAGGGGGCATGACTAATAAAAACTATAAGGTAGATATAAAAGATGAAACTTATGTGCTAAGAATAGCTGGTGCAGGCACTGATGATATGATAAATAGAATAGAAGAAAAGAAAAATTCTATACTAGCATCCAGCCTAAACATAGATACAGAAATTCTTTGCCTAGACGAAGTTTCAGGACTTAAGATAGCTAAGTTTATAAAAAATGCAGAAACCCTTACAGGAGAAAGTTCAAAAAAAGAAGAAAATATGAAGCTTACAACAGGCATATTGAAAAAGCTGCATAGATCAGGACTAAAATTCGAAAATACCTTTGATGTGTTTGAAAAAATAGAGCTTTACGAAAAGCTATTAGAAAAAGCAAAAGGGAAAAACTATGAAGACTACTATGAAGTAAAAGAAAAGGTTATGAAACTACAAAATATGCTAAAAGATTTGGATGTAGAGATTCTAGCATCTCATAACGACACAGTACCAGAAAACTTTGTGAAAAATGAAGAAAGAATATATCTTATAGACTGGGAATATAGCGGAATGAATGACCCAATGTGGGATCTTGCTGCTCATTCTTTAGAATGTAACTTTTCTAAAAAGGATGAGGAGCTATTCTTAAATATATACTTTGATGGTGAGCCAGAAGAAAAGTTCAAAAAGAGGGTACTTATATATCAAATATGCCAAGACTTCCTATGGGCTACTTGGACTAATATTAAAGAAGCTAAGGGTGACGACTTTGGGAGCTACGGTATAGATAGATACAATAGGGCAAAGAAGAATTTAGAGCTTATCTAAATATTTAATAGCCTAAGATTTATAAAGATAGAATAGAGGATATAACGTATAAGGTGTAAAAATTAATAAATAAGCTAAATGTTTAACATATTAAAGAGGGGGAGAATCCTATTGGATATTAATAAAAATTCTTCTAAAAAGGGGACGGGCTACGGCTTGATTTCTGGTATTACCTGGGGTATAGATACGGTTTTAATAGGGGTTGTATTATCCATGACAAGCTTTGTATCTACAGATAAGGCAATACTTTTAGCACCTTTCATAAGTACATTTCTACATGATTTATTTTCAGCAGTATGGATCACATTGTACCATGTTTTTAGGGGAGAATTTAGGGCTGTACTTAAATCATTAAACACTAGAAGTGGTAAGTTCATAATGCTAGGAGCACTGCTTGGAGGACCCTTAGGTATGACTTGTTATATGCTAAGTGTAAAGTATATAGGACCTTCCTATGCAGCGTCTATAACCTCAATATATCCAGCTATTGGAGCCTTCTTTGCCTTTATATTCTTAAAAGAAGAACTAGGCAAAAGGGAATGGATTGGTATAGTCTTAAGTATCACAGGAGTCATAGTACTAGGATATCAGCCCTCAGAGTTTAATGCTGGAGGTGGGTTTCTAATAGGAATACTATTTGCTATGGGAACCGTTCTTGGATGGGGGCTTGAAAGCGTTATCTGTGCTTATGGAATGAAAGAAGATGTAACAGCAAAAGAGGCTCTAAACATAAGGCAGCTTACATCAGCTATATTTTATGGAATAATAATACTTCCAATAGTAGGTGGCACTGTAATGGCCTTTGACATTATGTTAAGCAAAGTAGCAATATGGCTTATAATAACAGCCTTAGTTGGAACTACATCTTATATGTTTTATTACAAGGCAATAAGTACCATAGGTGCAGCAAAGAGTACCTCACTAAACATCACCTACGCTATATGGGCAATAATAATACAAGTTATATTCTTTAAATCTCCAGTGAGTGCACAGCTTATATTAGGCTGCCTCATAACATTTACAGGAACAGTACTAGTTTCAGGAATAAGCAAATCAAAGTAAGAATATTTTGGGTAACTTTGAAAGGGTAAGCATATATTATGTATGTTTACCTTTTTTATTTTTCGAAATGTCGATTAAGGGCGAACACACTGTCGAAATATAAGAGAAAAAGTCTATGGAAATATATTGCAAATAAACTTTAATTCTTATATACTAGATTTACAGAAAGAACCCAGGTTCAAAAGCATCTTAGTAACCAAATCTTTTAATTCAACAAAGCCAAAAGAAAAAAACAAAATATGAGGAGGCAAATTAAATGGAAATTAACATGGAAGAAATAATTAAAAGAGCTAAAGACGGAGATGATGAGGCTAAAACATCTTTATTAGAGAAGTATACACCTTTAGTGTATAGCTTATCTAGAAACATCTATATTAAAGGTTACGATGCTGAGGATCTAGTTCAAGAAGGCTTTAACTCAATACTAAAAGCTATCACAAAGTATGATCCGGAAAAAGGAGTCGAATTTGGATATTATTTAAAACAATCTATTAAGTTTAATTATTATTACATTATAAGGCAAAAGTCAAGGGTTAATTTTGAGACAAGCCTAAATAAATTATCTAAAGAAGGCGTGGAGTATATAAATACCATAGAGGATGAGTTTAACCTTGAAGATATTATAATAGAAAATGAAGAGATTGAAAACCTTTTCCAGGCTTTAGAAATATTAAAAAAGGAAGAAAGAGAACTTATAGACATGGTATTTTCAAAAGGCTATGGCGGAATAAAAGAATACGCAAAGCTTAAAGGACTTAATTACTCCCTAGTTTCTAAAAGAAAAGATAGGATAATAGAGAGAGTAAGGCAAGAAATGTTAAAATCCATAAACTAATCAAAAGAAAAATCAAAAACCTTGTGGCTTAATAAACCACAAGGTTTTTAATTTTAAATAGCCATAAGATTGTATAATAAAAGATATGAGTTAGGGAACCATCCACTTCTATAATAGGTTATATTTGAAATATACTAAAATAGAATATATAATAAAGAAGTATTATAAAAGAAAGGAGTGGAATGAACTGAAAAAAGTTTTAGGATATCACCTAGACGCTAGAATATTATTCTTTGGACTTATAAAAAAATTCAAGGAAGATGAGATAGTAGCACTATCATCTCAACTTTCATATAGTCTTGTTTTATCTTTCTTTCCTTTTTTAATATTTTTACTTACAATGATAGGTTTTTTGTCTTTAGACAGTGTTCAAGTATTAAAGGCTCTAGAAGCATTTTTACCCCTAAGTGTTTATGATTTAGTTTCAAGCATAGTGCTAGACATTGTTGAATCTCAAAATGGAAGCTTATTATCTCTAAGTTTGATATTAAGTATATGGAGTGCTTCTGCAGGGTTTAGTGCCGTAATAAGAGGCCTTAATAAAGCTTATAATCAAAACGAAACAAGAGGATTTATTAGAGTGAAATTAATATCTATATTATTTACCATGACCATTGTAGTAATTATTATAGTTAATCTTATATTATTAGTATTTGGCGGAGTAATAAGAGGGTTTTTATTAAAATATGATTACTTTAGCCCAGGGTTTATAACCTGGATATGGGGAGCTCTTAAGTATGTAATAATTATATTCACCACTAACTTTTTATTTGCAGTGCTATATAGATACACTCCAGCAAAAAGGCTTACATGGAAAGAAGTAATTCCAGGAGCTGTATTTACAACTATAAGCTGGATTGGGGTATCTCTCGGATTTTCTTACTACGTTAATAATTTTAATAACTTTTCTAGGTTTTATGGAAGCATAGGAGCAGTTATAGTTCTAATGACGTGGGTATTTTTAAGCTCAATTATAATGCTTATTGGGGGAGAGATAAATGCCTTAATTGCATTAATGGAAGAAAAGAGTAGAATCAGTTAACAATTAAAACTTAACAATTAAAAGTTAATAGTAGTACTTAAAATGGATCGGAATTACTCTTGATCCATTTTCTTATGGTGTAAAAACTAAATAAAATAAGAATGTTAACTAAAAGTTAACATTTGATATATATACGATAAAATTCCTATTTAAAAAAAAGATAAATGATTTATTATGATAGAAATAATGTATTTTACATTAAGTGGAATAATCAAAAAGAAAAATGTTAATTGTTTATTGAAGAAAATTAAAATAAAAGGAAAAAATAAGGAATAAATTATACTGTCTATTATGAGTGTATGATTATAATGTTAAAAAAATGTAGAAAGTAAAAATAAAATATAAGAAAATCAAAAGATTTAAAAAAGGAATAGTTTGAAAATTGAATTGTAACTTGTAACATTAACTCAATTTATATGAAGGTTTTAGGAGCTTTTCATAACATCTTCATGAACTTATGCGTTGTTTACTAATTCGACATAACTTTTTAAAAATGCTATAATTAAAAATAGAAAAGGGTAAAAACATACTAGGTTGGGGGAGACGTTATGCGCAATTTTAAAAAGGTAGTTTTAGTTATAACGGATATATTTTCCGTTAATATAGCTTATATAATAGCCTTCAGTTTAATTTACTATGACATTCCAAGACTTTATTTTGATTCCTTTAAGAAAGATGCAATAATAATTTCTGTAATTTTCATAACAATATTTTACATAATGAAGTTGTATGAAAGCTTATGGAACTATGCTAGTGTAGATGAGCTTATGCTAGTTGTAGCAGCTAATATTACAGCAGGATGTTTAGCTATGGTATATGGAAGAAGTATGGGGCATTACTTACCTATAAATATTCATATTATAGCTGTAGTTCTATCAATGGCACTTACACTATCTTTTAGACTATGCTTTAGGATATATAGACGAGGAATCCTATCTGTTTATATAAGGCATAATAGAAATATGAATAGGGTAATGGTTATAGGAGCAGGATCCGCAGGGAATATGATAATAAAAGAGATGTTCACAAAAAGAGAAAAACGATATAAGCCTGTAGCTATTATAGACGATAGCCCCTATAAGATGGGTAAGAGAATTTCTGGGGTAAAAGTTATGGGTAATAGATATGACATAGAAAGAATTGCAAAAGAGGAAAGAATAGATACAATACTAATTGCAATACCTTCTATAAATCAAAAAGATAAATCAGAAGTAATTAATATATGTAAGAAAACAGAATGCAAGCTTCAAATGATACCAGGACTTTATGAAATACTTAATGGACAGGCTAAATTAAATACCATCAGAGATGTAAGTGTTGAAGACCTACTTGGTAGAGATCAAATAAAGCTTGATGATAAAGGTATATCAGAATATATACGTAATAAGGTTGTAATGGTTACTGGTGGTGGAGGATCTATAGGCTCAGAGCTTTGTAGGCAGATAGCTATTTTTAAACCAAAGGAACTTATAATATTTGATATATACGAAAATAACGCTTATGATATACAAAACGAATTAAAATACAACTATCCAAGTTTAAACCTAAAAGTTTTAATAGGCTCTATTAGAGACAAAAAGAGGTTAGACTCAATATTCTCTAAGTATAAACCAGAAGTAATATTTAATGCAGCTGCACACAAGCATGTACCTTTAATGGAGGTAAGTCCAGGAGAGGCCATAAAGAACAATGTTTTTGGAACGCTTAACCTTGCAGAAACTGCAGATAAGTATGGTGTAAAAAAGTTCGTTATGATATCTACAGACAAAGCTGTAAATCCTACTAATGTAATGGGCGCAACTAAAAGAATATGTGAAATGATAGTACAGGCTATGGATAAGGTAAGTAAAACAGAATTTGTAGCAGTAAGATTCGGAAATGTACTAGGCAGTAATGGTTCCGTAATACCATTATTCAAAAATCAAATAGCAAAAGGTGGACCACTTACATTAACCCATAAAGAAATAACAAGATTTTTCATGTTAATACCAGAGGCAGCGCAGCTAGTAATTCAAGCAGGAGCCTATGCCAAAGGTGGAGAAATCTTCGTATTAGATATGGGAAGTCCTATTAAGATATACGATTTAGCCACAGACCTTATAAAACTATCAGGACTTGTGCCTAATGAAGATATAGAAATAAAAGTAACAGGCCTTAGACCCGGGGAAAAGCTGTATGAAGAGCTACTAATGTCAGAAGAAGGACTAGAAGAAACCAGGCATGATAAGATCTTCATCGGGAGACCAACCTATACAAACATAGAAGAGCTAAAGAGAAATCTAAGCTCACTAAAGTTTGTTATAGATAATGATAATGAAGAAGAAATAAAAAAAGCAATAAAACAAATGGTACCAACTTATAAAGAAGCTACCTTAAGGCAGCAACAGGGACAGGGTAAAGATATGGGACATAAGGAGCATATGGAAAATAAAAAGGGAATAGCAGAGAAAGAAGTTGTGGCTAGTGTTTAAAGCAAATAATTAAAGTTGGGAAGGAAGACATTTATGTATCCTTATATTAAAAGAATAATTGATTTCATAATGGCTTTAATAGGACTCATTATATTAAGTCCTCTATTTATATTACTAGCTATAATAATAAAACTAGACTCAAAAGGGCCAGTGTTTTTTAAGCAAAAAAGAGTAGCAAAGGATAAAGGTTATTTTAATATATTAAAGTTTAGAACCATGAGAGTTGATACTCCAAAAGATATGCCAACACATATGCTTAATAATCCAGATGCATTTATAACGAAGTTAGGAAAGTTTTTACGTAAGACTAGTCTTGATGAGCTACCGCAGATAATTAATATACTAAAAGGTGAAATGAGCATCGTAGGCCCAAGACCCTGTCTCTGGAATCAATATGACCTAATAGCAGAAAGAGATAAGTATGGGGCGAACAACATATACCCAGGGCTAACAGGATGGGCTCAGGTTAATGGAAGAGATGAACTACCAATAGCGCTAAAAGCAAAGCTTGACGGAGAGTACGTTCAAAGAAGAGGCTTTGCATTTGATGTAAAGATATTCTTTAAAACCATACTTAGAGTAATAAAGAGTGATGGGGTAAAAGAAGGCGGAGTAGAAAGTATAGAGATTAAAGATATAGAGATAAGGGA
It includes:
- a CDS encoding oligosaccharide flippase family protein, coding for MSKSIAKNALYKVLLNIFNIIMPIIIATYTYRVMTKELIGRYTAAYTIFNYFFIFAGFGIYNYAIRELSKVRDNKKKMSQLFTSFFVIGLISNIVTIIAYVAFNYTLFKGTPVFAVHLILALNMISNIFYIEWANEALENYGFITLKTIIVRLVYAALLFLTVKSSKDFLIYVFLTTFSTFLNNIISYIYIKKGIGFDFSNIKIKRHIKFLLLVIVMSNGNVLYTQLDKVMLAHYVGEISVAYYGVANNVMNIINALVLSVVFVTIPRLSNIIASKDHERYINLLNKITQTLFAFLFPVAIGMFVLAEEIFVLFGGGEYAGGGPVLKVFCLYMISLGMEAILTNQVMYVNRREKQLVPMIFMAGFINIILNYLLLKFNVFNEVTAIATTTVSSYMLIFIEYIYTRKVLNIKFNMFNFKNFRYLLYALTFLPISFIFKSLISNMYIYIVAIVLTSGIVYTLFLFITKDEIWNTAVNRFMPKIKTKLRR
- a CDS encoding NTP transferase domain-containing protein, with the translated sequence MDEEYLRLLSIINNDKNLSQRGLSSKADISIGKINNMIKNLMEEEYVYVEKSGKRLSYMLSDDGISLLEASFKDNHLKKIILHEGGKKVIKQAVILAAGEREEFNVPVGMLPLPDETIIERVLDILEMNGIKDVIMVTGYKSEHYEEIAKSRGIKIVQNPKYKWTGTMPSLACAKDFIKDDFLLIESDLIFEDRVIEAVIKAKKRDLVVITNESGSGDEAFVEIRKGHLFKMSKDKHQLNKIDGEMIGVSKISLDVFNKMLEEFKYNTNPYLNYEYSLLDVSRNYDIGYLKLDDIIWGEVDNREHYEKVTKRIYPRIKRRENQAKEANIKASIVEALDIDEDEISNIIPSGGMTNKNYKVDIKDETYVLRIAGAGTDDMINRIEEKKNSILASSLNIDTEILCLDEVSGLKIAKFIKNAETLTGESSKKEENMKLTTGILKKLHRSGLKFENTFDVFEKIELYEKLLEKAKGKNYEDYYEVKEKVMKLQNMLKDLDVEILASHNDTVPENFVKNEERIYLIDWEYSGMNDPMWDLAAHSLECNFSKKDEELFLNIYFDGEPEEKFKKRVLIYQICQDFLWATWTNIKEAKGDDFGSYGIDRYNRAKKNLELI
- a CDS encoding DMT family transporter, with the translated sequence MDINKNSSKKGTGYGLISGITWGIDTVLIGVVLSMTSFVSTDKAILLAPFISTFLHDLFSAVWITLYHVFRGEFRAVLKSLNTRSGKFIMLGALLGGPLGMTCYMLSVKYIGPSYAASITSIYPAIGAFFAFIFLKEELGKREWIGIVLSITGVIVLGYQPSEFNAGGGFLIGILFAMGTVLGWGLESVICAYGMKEDVTAKEALNIRQLTSAIFYGIIILPIVGGTVMAFDIMLSKVAIWLIITALVGTTSYMFYYKAISTIGAAKSTSLNITYAIWAIIIQVIFFKSPVSAQLILGCLITFTGTVLVSGISKSK
- a CDS encoding sigma-70 family RNA polymerase sigma factor; amino-acid sequence: MEINMEEIIKRAKDGDDEAKTSLLEKYTPLVYSLSRNIYIKGYDAEDLVQEGFNSILKAITKYDPEKGVEFGYYLKQSIKFNYYYIIRQKSRVNFETSLNKLSKEGVEYINTIEDEFNLEDIIIENEEIENLFQALEILKKEERELIDMVFSKGYGGIKEYAKLKGLNYSLVSKRKDRIIERVRQEMLKSIN
- a CDS encoding YihY/virulence factor BrkB family protein — translated: MKYTKIEYIIKKYYKRKEWNELKKVLGYHLDARILFFGLIKKFKEDEIVALSSQLSYSLVLSFFPFLIFLLTMIGFLSLDSVQVLKALEAFLPLSVYDLVSSIVLDIVESQNGSLLSLSLILSIWSASAGFSAVIRGLNKAYNQNETRGFIRVKLISILFTMTIVVIIIVNLILLVFGGVIRGFLLKYDYFSPGFITWIWGALKYVIIIFTTNFLFAVLYRYTPAKRLTWKEVIPGAVFTTISWIGVSLGFSYYVNNFNNFSRFYGSIGAVIVLMTWVFLSSIIMLIGGEINALIALMEEKSRIS
- a CDS encoding polysaccharide biosynthesis protein, producing MRNFKKVVLVITDIFSVNIAYIIAFSLIYYDIPRLYFDSFKKDAIIISVIFITIFYIMKLYESLWNYASVDELMLVVAANITAGCLAMVYGRSMGHYLPINIHIIAVVLSMALTLSFRLCFRIYRRGILSVYIRHNRNMNRVMVIGAGSAGNMIIKEMFTKREKRYKPVAIIDDSPYKMGKRISGVKVMGNRYDIERIAKEERIDTILIAIPSINQKDKSEVINICKKTECKLQMIPGLYEILNGQAKLNTIRDVSVEDLLGRDQIKLDDKGISEYIRNKVVMVTGGGGSIGSELCRQIAIFKPKELIIFDIYENNAYDIQNELKYNYPSLNLKVLIGSIRDKKRLDSIFSKYKPEVIFNAAAHKHVPLMEVSPGEAIKNNVFGTLNLAETADKYGVKKFVMISTDKAVNPTNVMGATKRICEMIVQAMDKVSKTEFVAVRFGNVLGSNGSVIPLFKNQIAKGGPLTLTHKEITRFFMLIPEAAQLVIQAGAYAKGGEIFVLDMGSPIKIYDLATDLIKLSGLVPNEDIEIKVTGLRPGEKLYEELLMSEEGLEETRHDKIFIGRPTYTNIEELKRNLSSLKFVIDNDNEEEIKKAIKQMVPTYKEATLRQQQGQGKDMGHKEHMENKKGIAEKEVVASV
- a CDS encoding sugar transferase → MYPYIKRIIDFIMALIGLIILSPLFILLAIIIKLDSKGPVFFKQKRVAKDKGYFNILKFRTMRVDTPKDMPTHMLNNPDAFITKLGKFLRKTSLDELPQIINILKGEMSIVGPRPCLWNQYDLIAERDKYGANNIYPGLTGWAQVNGRDELPIALKAKLDGEYVQRRGFAFDVKIFFKTILRVIKSDGVKEGGVESIEIKDIEIREEVVK